Proteins co-encoded in one Kribbella qitaiheensis genomic window:
- a CDS encoding ABC transporter ATP-binding protein, with protein MRQILPVASSADVRRYARVLARRHPRPLLIALSLHGLAAVSGLAAPRLIGGLVEDVRNGTTAGKVNQVILVIAVFVVVQSLLTRWARYRSFALGEQVLAELREDFVDNALALPIGTVERAGTGDLLTRTSRDVDALSRTVRFAVPETIVAFVTVLFTVAAAMLVGVWVLVPVLALVPVLALSTKWYLRRAKDGYLRENAAYAQLTSSLAETVEGARTVEALQRYDQRVQRSDDDIRGSYNAERYTLFLRTVWFPVVEIGYVVPVVGTLLFGGWLHLGGHVSLGAVTAGVLYVNQLIDPVDRLISWMDELQSGGAALARLLGITDVPDDRTPSGRTPDGELVEARDVRFSYVDGRDVLHGVELTVQPGERIAMVGPSGAGKSTLGRLVAGIHPPRTGSVSVGGVGMTELPLDDLRKQVALVTQEHHVFVGTLRDNLSMARTDASDSELLAALEAVDARDWTLALPDGLDTRVGSGQHALTPAQAQQLALARLVLADPHTLVLDEATSLIDPRAARHMERSLGAVLEGRTVIAIAHRLYTAHDADRVAVVEDGRITELGSHDELVAQDGSYAALWRSWHG; from the coding sequence GTGAGACAGATTCTGCCCGTCGCGAGTTCTGCCGACGTACGCCGGTATGCCCGGGTCCTCGCTCGGCGGCACCCGCGCCCACTGCTGATCGCGTTGAGTCTGCACGGCCTGGCGGCGGTGTCCGGCCTGGCCGCGCCACGGTTGATCGGCGGGCTGGTCGAGGACGTCCGGAACGGCACCACCGCAGGCAAGGTCAACCAGGTGATCCTGGTGATCGCCGTCTTCGTGGTGGTGCAGTCATTGCTCACCCGCTGGGCCCGGTATCGCTCCTTCGCGCTGGGCGAGCAGGTGCTGGCCGAGCTGCGCGAGGACTTCGTCGACAACGCATTGGCGCTGCCGATCGGCACGGTCGAGCGAGCCGGCACCGGCGACCTGCTGACCCGCACGTCGCGGGATGTGGACGCGTTGTCGAGGACAGTGCGGTTCGCCGTCCCGGAGACGATCGTGGCGTTCGTGACCGTGCTGTTCACGGTGGCGGCCGCGATGCTCGTCGGCGTCTGGGTGCTGGTCCCCGTGCTCGCGCTCGTCCCCGTGCTCGCGTTGAGCACCAAGTGGTACTTGCGCCGCGCCAAGGACGGGTATCTGCGCGAGAACGCGGCGTACGCACAGTTGACGAGCTCGCTCGCCGAGACCGTCGAGGGTGCTCGCACTGTTGAGGCACTGCAGCGGTACGACCAGCGCGTACAGCGTTCCGATGACGACATCCGCGGTTCGTACAACGCCGAGCGGTACACGTTGTTCCTCCGGACCGTCTGGTTCCCGGTGGTCGAGATCGGCTACGTGGTTCCGGTGGTGGGAACGCTGTTGTTCGGCGGCTGGCTGCACCTCGGTGGGCACGTCTCGCTGGGCGCGGTCACGGCCGGCGTGCTCTACGTCAACCAGCTGATCGATCCGGTGGACCGGCTGATCTCCTGGATGGACGAGCTCCAGAGCGGTGGCGCCGCACTCGCCCGGCTGCTCGGCATCACCGACGTACCGGACGACCGGACCCCGTCGGGCCGTACGCCGGACGGCGAGCTGGTCGAGGCACGCGACGTCAGGTTCTCGTACGTCGACGGGCGCGACGTCTTGCACGGCGTGGAGCTGACTGTCCAGCCGGGCGAGCGGATCGCCATGGTCGGGCCGTCCGGCGCGGGCAAGTCGACACTCGGCCGGCTGGTCGCGGGGATCCATCCGCCACGAACCGGCTCGGTGAGCGTCGGTGGGGTCGGGATGACCGAGCTGCCGTTGGACGATCTGCGCAAGCAGGTCGCGCTGGTCACCCAGGAGCACCACGTCTTCGTCGGCACGCTGCGGGACAACCTCTCGATGGCGCGCACGGACGCTTCCGACTCCGAACTGCTGGCTGCGTTGGAAGCAGTGGACGCGCGGGACTGGACGTTGGCGTTGCCGGACGGGCTCGACACGCGAGTCGGATCCGGGCAGCACGCGTTGACACCGGCCCAGGCACAGCAGTTGGCGTTGGCTCGATTGGTGCTGGCCGACCCGCATACGTTGGTGCTCGACGAGGCGACCTCGTTGATCGACCCGCGCGCCGCGCGGCACATGGAGCGCTCGTTGGGCGCGGTGCTGGAGGGGCGCACCGTGATCGCGATCGCCCACCGGCTCTACACAGCCCATGACGCCGACCGGGTCGCCGTGGTCGAGGACGGCCGGATCACCGAGCTGGGCAGCCACGACGAACTGGTCGCCCAGGACGGTTCCTACGCCGCATTGTGGCGCTCCTGGCACGGCTGA
- a CDS encoding rRNA adenine N(6)-methyltransferase family protein, giving the protein MPGYGQARGAWGWHPLDSRWAQRVVDAAGVTPGELVLDVGAGLGALTAPLVRAGAQVVAVELHPGRADRLRRRFADAPVTVVRADAADLRLPSRPFRVVSSPPYGVSTSLLKRLLAPGSRLVSADLVLQRAVVNRWTNGAAPGAARWSRYFDLSIGIRLPRKAFTPPPHVDSAVLLIRRPVRRTARK; this is encoded by the coding sequence GTGCCCGGCTACGGGCAGGCGCGGGGTGCCTGGGGATGGCATCCGCTCGATAGTCGTTGGGCTCAGCGGGTCGTGGACGCCGCCGGGGTCACTCCCGGGGAACTCGTCCTCGACGTCGGAGCCGGCCTCGGCGCGTTGACCGCGCCGCTGGTCCGGGCCGGAGCCCAGGTGGTCGCCGTGGAGCTCCACCCTGGTCGTGCCGACCGGTTGCGCCGGCGGTTCGCGGACGCACCGGTGACGGTGGTTCGTGCTGATGCTGCCGATCTCCGGTTGCCCAGCAGACCGTTCCGGGTGGTCTCCAGCCCGCCGTACGGTGTCTCCACCTCGTTGCTGAAGAGGTTGCTCGCGCCTGGCTCACGCCTGGTCTCGGCCGATCTCGTCCTGCAACGAGCCGTGGTGAACCGGTGGACCAATGGTGCCGCACCGGGTGCGGCCCGCTGGTCGCGGTACTTCGACCTGTCGATCGGGATTCGCCTTCCTCGCAAGGCTTTCACCCCACCGCCACACGTCGATTCAGCTGTCCTGCTCATCCGCCGTCCTGTCCGCAGAACGGCCCGAAAATGA
- the map gene encoding type I methionyl aminopeptidase, with product MVELKTAAEIEQMRTAGKVVGAALTAVKKQAAVGVSLRELDEVARDVLRSAGAVSLFDGYQPGFATNPFRGVICTSVNDAVLHGLPSELRLADGDLLNVDCGASIDGWCADSATSFVVGTPNADDLELIAATEQALAAGIAAAVPGARMGDIGAAIGEVGHKAGVGTNLDFGGHGIGRSMHEEPHVPNGGQPGRGLKLRPGHVIAIEPWFWHGPGSVYVIDEDGWTLRSADKTRGAHAEHTVAITDSGPQILTSR from the coding sequence ATGGTCGAACTGAAGACGGCGGCAGAGATCGAGCAGATGCGCACCGCCGGCAAGGTGGTCGGCGCGGCGCTGACCGCGGTGAAGAAGCAGGCCGCTGTCGGTGTCTCGCTGCGCGAACTGGACGAGGTGGCTCGCGACGTACTGCGATCCGCCGGGGCCGTGTCGCTGTTCGACGGGTATCAGCCGGGGTTCGCGACCAACCCGTTCCGCGGCGTGATCTGCACGTCGGTCAACGACGCCGTCCTGCACGGCCTGCCGAGCGAGCTACGCCTGGCCGACGGCGACCTGCTGAACGTCGACTGCGGAGCCTCGATCGACGGTTGGTGCGCCGACTCGGCCACCAGTTTCGTCGTCGGTACACCGAACGCCGACGATCTGGAGCTGATCGCCGCCACCGAGCAGGCGCTCGCAGCGGGGATCGCCGCGGCGGTTCCGGGTGCCCGCATGGGCGACATCGGCGCCGCGATCGGCGAGGTCGGCCACAAAGCGGGCGTCGGCACCAACCTGGACTTCGGCGGCCACGGCATCGGCCGGAGCATGCACGAAGAACCGCACGTCCCGAACGGCGGCCAACCGGGCCGCGGCCTGAAGCTCCGCCCCGGACACGTGATTGCCATCGAACCCTGGTTCTGGCACGGCCCCGGCTCGGTCTACGTCATCGACGAAGACGGCTGGACCCTCCGCTCCGCCGACAAAACCCGAGGTGCCCACGCCGAACACACCGTCGCCATCACCGACTCCGGCCCCCAAATCCTCACCAGCCGCTAA
- a CDS encoding ABC transporter substrate-binding protein — protein MPSQSSPPSEPSPPGLDGSAIRIGALVPLTRPGWVEAGQHLLAGLELAVRDVNDAGGIAGTPLELLVRDTAADPQKAVAAVDELDRLGVAALAGEYHSVVARAAATRADALGLPFLCSSAVLDALTEQPTDWVARLAPPQSRGWQLYADFLLNSGHSQIAVATQSSIYWASGLTILRDYLTPRGGTVTELDLRALTPTAVCDELANNRTTALLLLVGHPDPAVPLVKAIRHDPRLAELLIGAPAGQPEFSEWATLLGTDGAAIPFLRYLPEHLTPLGTQVDTALRKLLPEPPSFVAFEGYDTIAVLAEILRTHGPTRTRIATSWPHLEVEGTRARITFTRTPSIPTYQWPTPPIQVADRDPADPTSFRTLHTT, from the coding sequence CTGCCGTCGCAGTCCTCGCCGCCATCGGAGCCCTCGCCGCCTGGTCTCGACGGATCAGCTATCCGGATCGGCGCTCTCGTCCCGCTCACTCGGCCTGGCTGGGTAGAGGCAGGGCAACACCTCCTAGCCGGACTCGAGTTGGCCGTTCGCGATGTCAACGACGCCGGCGGCATCGCCGGCACCCCACTCGAACTGCTGGTCAGAGACACCGCAGCCGATCCACAAAAGGCCGTAGCGGCGGTAGACGAGCTGGACCGCCTAGGCGTTGCTGCCTTAGCCGGGGAGTATCACAGCGTCGTCGCCCGCGCCGCTGCCACCAGAGCGGACGCCCTCGGCCTGCCGTTTCTCTGCTCGTCAGCGGTCCTCGACGCACTCACCGAACAACCAACAGACTGGGTCGCGCGCCTAGCCCCGCCACAATCCCGCGGCTGGCAGCTCTACGCAGACTTCCTACTCAACTCTGGCCACAGCCAAATAGCCGTCGCAACCCAGTCAAGCATCTACTGGGCATCCGGCCTCACCATCCTGCGGGACTACCTCACCCCACGCGGTGGCACCGTCACCGAACTCGACCTGCGCGCACTAACCCCCACGGCCGTCTGCGACGAACTAGCCAACAACCGCACAACAGCCCTTCTCCTACTGGTCGGCCACCCAGACCCAGCGGTTCCACTCGTCAAGGCCATCCGCCACGATCCCCGCCTGGCCGAACTCTTGATCGGCGCCCCAGCCGGCCAACCAGAGTTCTCGGAATGGGCAACTCTGCTGGGCACCGACGGCGCCGCAATCCCCTTCCTCCGCTACCTACCCGAACACCTAACCCCCCTCGGCACCCAAGTCGACACCGCCCTCCGCAAGCTGTTACCCGAACCCCCTTCCTTCGTAGCCTTCGAGGGCTACGACACCATCGCCGTACTCGCCGAAATACTCCGTACTCACGGCCCAACCCGAACCCGCATAGCCACCTCCTGGCCCCACCTAGAAGTCGAAGGCACCCGAGCCCGAATCACCTTCACCCGCACCCCGTCCATCCCCACCTACCAATGGCCCACGCCCCCAATCCAAGTAGCCGACCGAGACCCAGCAGACCCCACCAGTTTCCGAACCCTCCACACCACCTAA
- a CDS encoding Rv2578c family radical SAM protein: MRWAGQQIDKETPGTLPGLGSIAGLVRSVTTPEFRGVTFHEVLARSALNSVPGSGLPFNWTVNPYRGCTHACRYCFARPSHRYLELDQGLDFDQQIVVKTNVADVLRRELARPSWRGDQVALGTNTDPYQRAEGRYRLMPGIIEALADSGTPLSILTKGTLLKRDLSLLTEVAERVPVGIGISLALGDEELRKRLEPGVPSVRGRLDLIRAVRSAGLPCGVMVAPVLPWMTDSAEQLDELLGELAEAGATGVTTLVLHLRPGVKEWFMGWLAQERPDLVSRYEQLYSRGANASPSFRRDFEAKVRPLLDKHGFGSSSRHRSRSDSEPVTPTKRLGIVEIPGQGSDSGWGEPDPTRARFRGPRKAPAPVPPATPDLSQDTLF, from the coding sequence ATGCGATGGGCTGGACAGCAGATCGACAAGGAAACGCCGGGGACGTTGCCGGGGCTGGGGTCGATCGCGGGCCTGGTGCGGAGTGTGACGACGCCGGAGTTCCGTGGCGTGACGTTCCACGAGGTGCTGGCGCGGTCGGCGCTGAACTCGGTGCCCGGGTCCGGGCTGCCGTTCAACTGGACGGTCAATCCGTACCGCGGTTGCACGCACGCCTGCCGGTACTGCTTCGCGCGTCCGAGCCATCGCTACCTGGAATTGGACCAGGGCCTGGATTTCGACCAGCAGATCGTGGTCAAGACGAACGTCGCCGACGTACTCCGCAGGGAGCTGGCGCGGCCCTCGTGGCGTGGTGACCAAGTTGCCCTCGGCACCAATACCGACCCGTACCAGCGGGCGGAGGGGCGCTACCGGCTGATGCCGGGAATCATCGAGGCGCTGGCGGATTCCGGTACGCCGTTGTCGATCCTGACGAAGGGGACGTTGCTCAAGCGCGACCTCTCGCTGCTGACGGAAGTGGCCGAGCGGGTGCCGGTCGGGATCGGTATCTCCTTGGCGCTGGGGGACGAGGAGCTCCGCAAGCGTCTCGAGCCTGGCGTGCCGTCGGTGCGCGGCCGTCTGGACCTGATCCGGGCAGTGCGTTCAGCCGGCCTGCCGTGCGGCGTGATGGTGGCGCCGGTGCTGCCGTGGATGACCGATTCTGCTGAGCAACTGGACGAGCTGCTGGGTGAGCTGGCGGAGGCGGGCGCGACCGGGGTGACGACGCTCGTCCTGCATCTGAGGCCGGGCGTGAAGGAATGGTTCATGGGTTGGCTCGCCCAGGAGCGTCCAGACCTGGTTTCACGCTATGAGCAGCTCTACTCGCGGGGTGCGAACGCCTCACCGAGCTTCCGCCGCGACTTCGAGGCGAAGGTCCGCCCTCTCCTTGACAAACATGGCTTCGGCTCCTCCTCCCGCCACCGCTCTCGCTCCGACAGCGAACCGGTCACCCCCACCAAGCGGCTGGGCATCGTCGAGATTCCAGGCCAAGGCTCAGACTCCGGCTGGGGAGAACCGGACCCCACCCGGGCTCGCTTCCGAGGTCCCCGCAAGGCACCGGCCCCTGTCCCACCAGCCACCCCGGACCTCAGCCAGGACACGCTTTTCTAG
- a CDS encoding HSP90 family protein — protein sequence MGSENFQVDLHGIVDLLSNHLYSSPRVYLRELLQNAVDAITARRTREPDAPARIDVRTGADRLSITDTGIGLGPDEVRELLATIGRSSKRDEIGFARTEFLGQFGIGLLSAFMVSDEIEVLTQPTGGPATRWVGTADGRYSITEAGPAGETGTTVTLNARRGAEQWFKQATVIELIKLFGALLPLEIRVDGEQVTEGKAPWESTGATQRAELVGYAQDKLGFTPFDVIQLNSPGAGLTGVAFVLPFPANPAERATHRVYLKRMLLAEGVEGLLPDWAFFVRAVIDTSELRPTASREALFDDGQLEATREALGAQLRGWLVRLGSTDPQKLDRFLGIHQLGVKALALHDDEMLRLVHRWLRFETNHGRMTSAELHERHDEIRYVATIEEFRQLAAVAAAQQLTVVNGGYTYDTELLERLPEVVPGLAVSRFDATELSTSFDSLDPETEFALRPFVQLAQEALDAVGCEVVVRAFDPARATRDLSRRPVRSVRCRAAIHQKQGRRALVRGPRRARHPRRQPPATRAEPPKPARTPDGRARGSRARPARGRRPLRARPDARLPPDQPGGLRLGEPIVPRPAGPGCPNPGGLEMSDDELIERLNSAMSTPYGKARSALLEDVVRRADASTDEDLAFYARLTLVTAYVMGGEPRKMLVPFARCVTDWDADPAKYQRHAHTFLWCFKYTPNTLAKFPEVSLDQTYAVLDDMDRRWRAGGHSPQVVHHYRWLVANHIGDETTAAEQFRLWSTAPRDDLSDCIGCDPTAKARHLIETGQPAEALALAVGVLDGQLTCNEQPQQLLTTLLPAYVAEGMHSEAADAHRRAYRALRGNPGELETYAEHVLFCARTGNEARAVELIERHLPELSDPPSPFAEMRFAAAAALALSRVDLMIRRPQEAEIASADLSAQFAARALELAGQFDVRNGTGHQTASIRSILDAEPWLEYLPLSETARRAYARSQVQAPARAEEVAVGPDPVGTGWLDKAEEDWQNDRREQAIAAWEAFEREVPADERTKLDQARLLDGRGLAAMGQDEQALDAWREALALYAELGEEVRMLRDRGRIARVLSELGRIEESLATGEEPLRRLIDTDEPRRQNGWRYSLATILAQAGRAEEAQQELTILRTSPSTEGELRAAAGILQCNLLIQSEQLDEAEEAATAGLATTHDLPRSFAYRQRGWIKIAKDRPDEAVADLEEAVALAIGVPGAEVHVAICRVELARAYLFTGRPLESAETGEEALPVLRDPELASLQADVRGVLVDAYRALGELEPALAQVRALLADVPADAHPAWLGRTRQDEGLLLERLDRDKEAIDVFLVAAEHFETAELPIEFVQAIRLGAQSARYAGEFDLVGQLLGRARQVLDPLPSADEAVLFQLAGVDWDLGMLKLQQGDIAAAVEQARSAAAYYEHGGFEVQLTSARLLIAEHGTTDEVMLQEIFASLPTGDDAWYRAGWLLVDRLRTLGRPVDADALETRLQAT from the coding sequence ATGGGGAGCGAGAACTTTCAGGTCGATCTGCACGGGATCGTCGATCTGCTGAGCAATCACCTGTACAGCAGTCCGCGGGTCTATCTGCGGGAGCTGTTGCAGAACGCTGTGGACGCGATCACCGCGCGCCGGACGCGAGAGCCGGACGCGCCGGCGCGGATCGACGTACGGACCGGTGCTGATCGGCTGAGTATCACCGACACCGGGATCGGGCTCGGGCCCGACGAGGTGCGGGAGTTGCTGGCGACGATCGGGCGGAGTTCGAAACGGGACGAGATCGGCTTCGCGCGGACCGAGTTCCTCGGCCAGTTCGGCATCGGGCTGCTGTCGGCCTTCATGGTCTCCGACGAGATCGAAGTACTGACACAGCCCACCGGCGGCCCGGCCACGCGCTGGGTCGGTACTGCGGACGGGCGATACTCCATCACCGAGGCGGGCCCGGCCGGAGAAACCGGTACGACGGTGACGCTCAACGCGCGTCGCGGTGCCGAGCAGTGGTTCAAGCAGGCCACCGTAATCGAGCTGATCAAGCTCTTCGGTGCTTTGCTTCCGCTCGAGATCCGCGTGGACGGCGAGCAGGTCACCGAGGGCAAGGCGCCTTGGGAGAGCACCGGCGCGACCCAACGGGCCGAGCTCGTCGGCTATGCGCAGGACAAGCTCGGCTTCACTCCTTTCGACGTGATTCAGCTCAACAGTCCCGGCGCCGGGCTCACCGGGGTCGCCTTCGTGCTGCCCTTCCCCGCGAACCCGGCCGAGCGCGCCACCCATCGCGTCTACCTCAAGCGCATGCTGCTGGCCGAAGGTGTCGAAGGCCTCTTGCCGGACTGGGCGTTCTTCGTCCGGGCCGTGATCGACACCTCCGAGCTCCGCCCGACCGCGAGCCGCGAGGCGCTCTTCGACGACGGTCAACTCGAGGCGACCAGGGAGGCACTCGGAGCCCAGCTGCGAGGCTGGCTGGTCCGCCTCGGCAGTACGGATCCGCAGAAGCTGGACCGCTTCCTCGGCATCCACCAGCTCGGTGTGAAGGCGCTCGCGCTGCACGACGACGAGATGCTCCGGCTGGTCCATCGCTGGCTGAGGTTCGAGACGAACCACGGCCGGATGACCTCCGCCGAATTGCACGAGCGGCATGACGAAATCCGGTATGTCGCGACGATCGAGGAGTTCCGTCAACTGGCCGCTGTCGCCGCGGCGCAGCAACTCACCGTGGTGAACGGCGGCTATACGTACGACACCGAGTTGCTCGAACGCCTGCCCGAGGTGGTTCCCGGGCTGGCAGTCAGCCGATTCGACGCGACCGAGCTGAGCACCAGCTTCGACAGTCTGGATCCGGAGACCGAGTTCGCGCTGAGGCCCTTCGTGCAGCTCGCCCAGGAGGCGCTCGACGCGGTCGGCTGCGAGGTCGTCGTCCGCGCGTTCGACCCGGCCCGGGCTACCCGCGATCTATCTCGTCGACCGGTCCGCTCAGTTCGCTGCCGAGCTGCGATCCACCAAAAGCAAGGCCGACGCGCTCTGGTCAGAGGTCCTCGGCGCGCTCGACACCCACGACGACAGCCGCCCGCAACTCGTGCTGAACCACCGAAGCCCGCTCGTACGCCGGATGGTCGGGCTCGCGGATCCCGAGCTCGCCCGGCTCGCGGTCGAAGGCCTCTACGGGCACGCCCTGATGCTCGGCTACCACCCGATCAGCCCGGCGGACTCCGCCTTGGTGAACCGATCGTTCCTCGGCCTGCTGGACCAGGCTGTCCCAACCCAGGAGGACTCGAGATGAGCGACGACGAGCTGATCGAACGACTCAACAGCGCCATGAGTACGCCGTACGGGAAAGCTCGTTCGGCCTTGCTGGAAGACGTCGTACGCCGGGCGGACGCGTCGACCGATGAGGACCTGGCCTTCTATGCACGGCTCACCCTCGTCACTGCGTACGTGATGGGCGGCGAGCCGCGGAAGATGCTGGTGCCGTTCGCGCGGTGCGTGACCGACTGGGATGCGGACCCGGCGAAGTACCAGCGGCATGCGCACACGTTCCTGTGGTGCTTCAAATACACGCCCAACACCTTGGCGAAGTTCCCCGAGGTCTCGCTCGACCAGACCTACGCGGTGCTGGACGACATGGATCGAAGGTGGCGCGCGGGCGGGCACAGTCCGCAGGTCGTGCATCACTACCGCTGGCTCGTCGCGAACCACATCGGTGACGAGACGACCGCGGCCGAGCAGTTCAGGCTGTGGTCGACCGCGCCGCGGGACGACCTCTCGGACTGCATCGGCTGTGACCCCACGGCGAAGGCGCGGCATCTGATCGAGACCGGGCAGCCGGCCGAGGCGCTGGCGCTGGCCGTCGGCGTGCTGGACGGGCAGCTGACCTGCAACGAGCAGCCGCAGCAACTGCTGACCACCCTGCTGCCCGCATATGTTGCTGAAGGCATGCATTCCGAGGCTGCCGACGCACATCGCCGGGCCTATCGGGCACTGCGCGGTAACCCGGGCGAGCTGGAGACGTACGCCGAGCACGTCCTGTTCTGCGCTCGCACCGGCAACGAGGCCCGCGCTGTCGAGCTGATCGAACGTCATCTGCCCGAGCTGTCGGACCCGCCCAGCCCATTCGCCGAGATGCGCTTCGCCGCCGCGGCCGCCCTTGCTCTGAGCCGGGTCGACCTGATGATCCGCCGCCCTCAGGAGGCCGAGATCGCCTCGGCAGACCTGTCGGCACAGTTCGCCGCCCGGGCGTTGGAGTTGGCCGGGCAGTTCGACGTACGGAACGGCACCGGCCACCAGACCGCCTCGATCCGTTCGATCCTCGACGCCGAGCCGTGGCTGGAGTACTTGCCGCTGTCCGAGACCGCCAGGCGTGCCTACGCGCGCAGCCAGGTCCAGGCACCGGCGCGCGCGGAAGAAGTTGCCGTAGGCCCTGATCCGGTCGGGACCGGCTGGCTGGACAAGGCCGAGGAGGACTGGCAGAACGATCGCCGTGAGCAGGCGATCGCGGCCTGGGAGGCGTTCGAGCGTGAGGTGCCGGCGGACGAGCGGACCAAGCTCGACCAGGCGCGTCTGCTCGACGGCCGCGGCCTGGCCGCGATGGGTCAGGACGAGCAGGCTCTCGATGCCTGGCGCGAGGCGCTCGCCCTGTACGCCGAGCTCGGTGAGGAGGTCCGGATGCTTCGCGACCGTGGCCGGATCGCCAGGGTGCTGTCCGAACTGGGCCGGATCGAGGAGAGCCTGGCAACGGGCGAAGAGCCGCTGCGCCGGCTGATCGACACCGACGAGCCGCGTCGCCAGAACGGCTGGCGGTATTCGCTCGCGACCATCCTCGCGCAGGCCGGCCGGGCCGAAGAAGCCCAGCAGGAGTTGACGATTCTCCGCACCAGCCCGAGCACCGAGGGCGAGCTGCGAGCTGCCGCGGGGATCCTGCAATGCAACCTGCTGATCCAGTCGGAGCAGCTCGACGAGGCCGAGGAAGCCGCGACCGCTGGTCTCGCGACCACGCACGACCTGCCGCGGTCGTTCGCCTACCGTCAGCGCGGCTGGATCAAGATCGCCAAGGACCGTCCGGACGAGGCCGTCGCCGATCTGGAGGAAGCGGTCGCGCTGGCCATCGGCGTCCCCGGTGCCGAAGTACATGTCGCGATCTGCCGCGTCGAACTCGCCCGCGCGTACCTGTTCACGGGCCGTCCGCTGGAGTCCGCCGAGACCGGCGAAGAGGCACTGCCCGTACTGCGTGATCCCGAGCTCGCGAGTCTCCAAGCCGACGTACGCGGCGTACTGGTTGACGCCTATCGAGCTCTGGGTGAGCTGGAGCCGGCCCTTGCGCAGGTCCGGGCGCTGCTGGCCGACGTACCGGCCGACGCGCACCCGGCCTGGCTCGGCAGGACCCGGCAGGACGAGGGGTTGCTGCTCGAACGGCTGGATCGGGACAAGGAAGCCATCGACGTGTTCCTGGTCGCGGCCGAGCATTTCGAGACGGCCGAGCTGCCGATCGAGTTCGTCCAGGCGATCCGCCTCGGTGCCCAGTCGGCTCGGTATGCCGGGGAGTTCGACCTCGTCGGTCAACTGCTCGGCCGGGCCCGGCAGGTGCTCGATCCGCTCCCCTCCGCCGATGAGGCCGTGTTGTTCCAGCTGGCCGGCGTCGATTGGGACCTGGGGATGCTGAAGCTGCAGCAGGGCGATATCGCGGCGGCGGTCGAGCAGGCACGGAGCGCCGCGGCGTACTACGAACACGGTGGTTTCGAGGTTCAGTTGACCAGCGCCCGGCTGCTGATCGCCGAACACGGCACTACCGACGAGGTCATGCTGCAGGAGATCTTCGCGAGTCTTCCGACTGGCGACGACGCCTGGTATCGGGCCGGCTGGTTGCTGGTCGACCGTCTCCGCACTCTCGGCCGCCCGGTCGACGCCGACGCTCTGGAGACCCGGCTTCAGGCGACATAG
- a CDS encoding RNA polymerase sigma factor — protein MTNPSRAPDRETRFSALYQAAYADLVRFAQRRVQGHAEDVVAEAFLVAWRRMDEVPEQLVDARAWLFGVARHAIMNTQRGAERRRALAVRLATAPSVSAGGDADLVAQQVDLAKAWDRLSAVHQEALALVVLDDLAAPQAAVVLGISPVAFRLRLSRARRALRMHLDHRPDSTLAPAERQSS, from the coding sequence ATGACGAATCCTTCACGCGCTCCGGACCGCGAGACTCGGTTCAGCGCGCTCTATCAGGCGGCGTACGCGGACCTGGTTCGATTTGCCCAGCGCCGCGTGCAGGGCCATGCCGAGGACGTCGTCGCTGAGGCGTTCCTGGTCGCCTGGCGGCGGATGGACGAGGTACCGGAGCAGCTCGTGGACGCCCGCGCGTGGCTCTTCGGCGTCGCCCGGCACGCCATCATGAACACCCAGCGCGGAGCCGAACGCCGCCGCGCGCTCGCCGTACGGCTGGCTACCGCACCCTCCGTATCGGCCGGCGGCGACGCGGATCTCGTTGCCCAGCAGGTCGATCTCGCGAAGGCGTGGGACCGGCTGTCGGCCGTGCATCAGGAGGCGCTCGCCCTTGTAGTACTCGACGATCTCGCGGCGCCGCAAGCCGCGGTCGTCCTCGGGATCTCCCCCGTCGCGTTCCGGCTGCGCCTCAGCCGAGCCCGCCGCGCGCTCCGGATGCACCTCGACCACCGCCCAGACTCCACGCTCGCCCCGGCCGAAAGGCAGTCCTCATGA